One Pyrococcus furiosus DSM 3638 genomic window, TTCTATAAGTTGTCTCTAATTGGGTATACTTTTACCTTTCTAGGCTACGCTTTTGTCAATGATCCGATAACAATGGGAATAGTTTCAGTCTTTTCAGGAATAAAATGGGCCATGTTCATAAGCTCAGTTTCCACATATGTTGCTAAAAAAGTTCCTTCAAGTGAAAGAGGACAAGGGATGGGGCTGCTAAACACTATGATGAGCTTAGGATGGGTTTTGGGTCCTCTCATTGGAGGATATCTTGCTGATATAAGTTTTAGAATAATGCTGTATTCAACGGTAGTTCCATTGTTGTTAGCCTTTACAATTGTATCAATACCTTATCCGCGGCATCCCTCTGAATGAGTACCCTGCCAATAGACTTCGGCAATACAACAAGATCGCCAGCCTTGAAGGGCCCATATTCTCTCAAATTTTCATCCAATATTTTGGGAATATCAACTCTAAGAAGATATGCCTCTATTATCCCAGGAGATGTTTCTTTTTCCTCTTCAATAACTTCAATACTCTCTTCTCCTGCCGTTTCAATTTCAAGAGGTTCTCCATTTATGAAAGCTGTTATTATCTTGTATATTTTCTTTTCATCTCCAACTAAATTTCTGGGAACTCCCTCAAATGCCATATCAACAATCTTATGCAACCTAATCCTTAATATTTCTCTAACAAGATTCCTAACCAAAGATAGTTGAGCTAAATACAGCTTTTTGTGAATGTCCTCTCCTCTTTCTTCATGTCTCTCGGCATTGATTTCCAAGGCTTTTCTAAAGCTTTCTAAATCGTCATAAAATTCTTCCTCTATTTTAGTCAGTTCTTCGCTTGAAAGTTCTCTCTCCAATAATCTTCTGAGAACCTCAATATCCATTGTTATCCCCAAATTAAATTATAAGGAAAAGAAAAGTCACTCTTCAACTCTTGGAGCCAGTAGGAATGTAAGTCTTCCTTCATCTCTAATGTAATACTCCATTTGCATGGGCATTTCATTTCCAAACTTTATTGTAACTTCATCGGCCTTTCCAAGTCCTTTAACCATGTCGGAGAGATAGCTGACTCCATATGCGCTCTTTGTCTCCTCTTGAACCTCGATGTCCAATAATCCCTCATCTTCAAGAGTTAGCTTTATCTCAACTTCCTGGGTTTCTCCCTCTGCCTTCATTATAAATTCATTTTCCCTGGCAATAAATTTTATGCTGTCACTCACTAGAGAGGCATCTTTAACAGCATCTTTTAGGACTTCTCCAAGAACTACAACCTTTGCAGTGAATGGAAGTTCTGGGAGGTCAACTTCCATCTCTTCTACATCTATTAGGGGAACTCTAAATGTTCTTGTTGCAGTTCCTTGAATTGTTATCTCTAAGAAGTTTTCCTCTCCTTTCTTGAGTATTAAGGTGTCCTTTGCTTTACCTCTCTTTAGGATCTTCTTTAGGTGGTCCATGTTAACTCCAATTGTTTCTGGTTCAACAACTTCATATTTGCTAAATATGCTTGACGGGAGATTTAGGTCAATCAGGACAACTCTACTTGGATCCATGGCCCTCATGCTTATCCCATCTTCTGTAACTTTAAACGCGGCCTCATCTATTAACTTACTTGCGGTGTCTATAAGTTGGGCAAACTCTTTTGCACCTTCAAATACGATTTCAAATGGCATCTCTTTCCACCTCCTTAAGAATGTTTAGCATAAGCCTAACTCTTTCTTTACCCCTCAATAAATAAGTTTTTCCATTGTCTGTATCGGGTATTCTTTTATAAGCTTCCTCTAGCTCCTTCAAAGCTTTCTCTGCTAATCTTGTCAAAACCTTTATTCGTAACTCCTCCATACGTATCCACACTTCTTACACTTATAGAATATTGTACTTGGCTCATCTCCTGCCCTAGTTTGAAGTTCCCACCACCATGCTTCATTATGCCCACATTTTGGGCAGGTTACTTTTGCTGTTGGAAGAGTCGAAACTTCTTGTTCAATTACAACTACTCCTTCATCAGGCCTATGCTTGACTTCTTCTGTTCTTCTATATGCTTTGGTGTCCTCAGGATTTATAGGTTCCTCATAACCACATTTTCTACAGACAAAGACTCCTCTCCTCCTGTCGGGTATCATAATACTCCCACATTTGGGGCAGAATTTCACCATTTATCTCACCCCCATACTAGCCAAGGGCAAAGTTTAATCGTTCAAAATAAAAAGTTTACCTTACACCATTCTTTGGAGGGAAGGTGTATGAAGATTAGTAAGATAATAGAGCAAATAAAATCTGAGCTCGATAAAAAAGATAAGCTAAGAGAAGAGGCATTAGAAATTACTAGGGACATAATAAGACTAAGTGGTGATGCTATAAAGGCAATGCATAGGGGAGAATTAGAATTAGCTCACGAAAGACTTGAAAAAGCTAGGGGGCTCGTAAAAGAATTAAAAGAAAAGTTGAGAGAGCATCCAGATCTTTACTATACAGGATACGTCCAGAATGCGAACCAAGAATTCGTTGAAGCTGTTCTAATGTACCACTATCTCACAGATAGGGAATTTCCAAGCCACGTCGACCTGGGAGTTCCTTCCCAGGATTACATTTTGGGAGTTGGGGACTTCATAGGAGAGTTAAGACGATATTTCTTGATAAATCTAATGAAAGGAAATCTTGACGAAGCAGAGAGCACTTACAGATTTATGGAAGAAGTCTATGAAGAACTAATGACACTCGAATATCCAAAAGGTCTAGTTAATATAAGGCAAAAGCAAGATCAGGCGAGGTACACCTTGGAAAGAACTCTTGAAGATCTAACAAGAGCAAAAGTTAACAGAAGGGTTGAAGAAAAACTGGAGGCTTTTTTGAATGATAGATCTTAGAAAACTGACGGAAGTGCAGCGAAGGCTTAGTAGGAAAATAGTGGAAAAACCAATAGATATAGCGAAAGTGAAGAGAGTTGGAGCCGTGGACGTCTCTTATAAGAATAACTTTGCTAAAGCTGCATTTGTTTGCGTAGAATTTCCTTCTGGTGAGATAATAAAAACAAAAACAATAGTAACAACCGTTGAGTTTCCCTATATCCCCACGTTTTTCTTTTTAAGGGAGACAAAACCAATATTGTTGGCTGTTAAAGACGAGAACTTTGACGTTCTGTTAGTTGAAGGGCATGGAAAAGCTCATCCCAGGAGATATGGACTAGCATCTCACATAGGAGTAATTCTTTCAAAGCCAACAATAGGAGTTGCCAAAAGGTTATTGAGAGGCGTGTCAAAAGATACCTACGTAAAGGTGGGAAAAGCTTTTGTTAGTGTAGGCAACCTAATAACTCTCAATGATGCTGTCAGAATTGTAGAAAAATTGCTAGATGAAAACGGTTATCCAAAGCCCTTAAATATAGCCGACAAACTCTCCAAAAGAGGTGAGTCTCGTGAAAAAGAGTAACCTTGATTTGTTAATCCTCCTTGCAAAGGCAGGGGGGATAGAGAAAGAGATTCTAACGACTTCTAGAGAACTTAGTAAAATGTTAAACGTTTCTCCTCAAACGATAGTTAGATGGTTAGAAGATCTCGAAAAAGATGGGCTAATAAAGAAAAGTGAATCAAGGAAAGGAACTTTAGTTACAATCACCGAAGAAGGAGTTAAGTTTTTGGAAAAACTACACGAGGAATTATCAGATGCTCTTTACAGAGGAATTATAATTGGAGAAGTTGTTTCTGGAATCGGAGAGGGTGCTTACTATGTTAGACAATATGCCCCCTTAATACGAGAGTACCTGGGATTTGACCCATACCCTGGAACATTAAACGTCAGAGTAATATTCCCAAAGACCATATTCGATGCACTTTGCAATGTTAGGCCTATTATAATTCCGGGATTTACAAAAGAAGGGAGAACCTTTGGAGACGTGAGGGCATATAGAGTTAAAATCGATAATATCGAAGGTGCAATAGTGATCCCCTCAAGAACAATTCATCCTCCAAAAATCGCTGAAATAATAGCTCCCGTGAATTTAAGAAAAACCCTCAACTTAAAGGATGGTGATAGAATTAGAATCAAAACCCTTTGAGGGCCCGGCTTATCCGCCCGCCTTCATCGTCTGCCCTTCTCGGCTCCCTCAGGCGGCCCCGAAGGCCGGGCCCTGTCCGCCCGGAGACGTCACCTCGTTCATCGCGCGCCATTGCCGGCACGCTCCCTCGGTCGGGCCGCCCGGGCGGCAGGTCGGACATGTGAATATACCAAAAAGAATTTTTAAATGTATGCCGCTCACAAAATGGAGGTGTGGAAATGTTAGGATACAATGAGAAGCTTGTTCTACTTAAGCTCAACGAAGTAAAAAAAGCAAGAATAGAGGAACTTGTAAAGCTCACAGGACTTGAGCAAGTTGCGATAATGAGAGCCCTTTTAACCCTTGAAAAAGAGGGTTTAGCCAAGATTTCGGAAAGAAAAGAGAGAATAATACGATTAACAGATCTAGGCAGAAAATACATTCAGATGGGATTACCTGAAATAAGAGCTTTAAACGTTTTAAAAAGCAAGAAAAAGGTAAAACTAGATGAATTAAGAGGAGTGCTGACGGAAGATGAGCTAAAGCCAATAGTTGGTATTCTAAGAAAGGAAGGATGGGTAAAGGTAGAGAAAACTCCAGAAGGTTTGGTGTTAGAAATAACAGAAAGAGGAGAAAATCCAGAAGAGAGACCAATAGATAAGGCTCTAAAAATATTATCAGAAAAAGAATATGCCACTTCTGAAGAAATATCAAAAATAGTTCCCATAAATGAACTCAAGAGAAGAAAAGTTGCCCAGGAGGAGGAAGTAGTTGAGAGGATTGCGGAGATTACTGAAAAGGGAGTTGAACTAGTGAAAAAAGGAATAGAGTTAAAGAGAGAGGTCACTAGTTTAACTCCAGAACTTATAGCAAGTGGAAAATGGAGAGAAGTAGAGTTCAAACCTTTCAACATTAAGGCCCCTGTAAAGAAGATATACCCGGGCAAGAAGCAACCATATAGAGTATTCTTAGACAAGATAAGGAGAAAATTAATCGAGATGGGATTCATTGAAATAACCGTGGATAGCTTAATTGAAACCCAGTTCTGGAACTTTGATGCTCTATTCCAGCCTCAAAACCACCCTGCCAGAGAATGGACAGACACCTACCAGCTGAAATATCCAGAAAAAGGCTATTTACCTAATAGAGAATTAGTGGAAAGAGTAAAGGAGGCCCATGAACGTGGATTGGCTGGCTCAAGAGGGTGGGGTTACGTATGGAGCCCCGAAAGAGCAATGTTTCTAATGCCCAGGGCCCATGCCACGGCCTTAAGTGCTAGACAGCTCGCGAAAGGAATAGAAATTCCTGGGAAGTATTTCACAATACAGAGAGTATTTAGGCCTGATGTCCTAGATAGAACACATTTGATAGAATTCAACCAAATTGATGGGTTTGTGGCAGCTGAGGACTTAACCTTTAGGCATCTACTGGGCATACTAAAGAAGTTTGCAATTGAGATTGCAGGAGCAAAAAAGGTAAAGTTCTTCCCAGATTATTATCCGTTTACAGAACCTAGTGTTCAGCTAAGTGCATATCACCCTGAATTAGGATGGGTCGAGTTTGGAGGTGCAGGAGTTTTTAGGGAGGAGATGACTAAAGCTCTAGGAATAGATGTCCCAGTTATAGCATGGGGAATTGGAATAGATAGGCTTGCAATGTTCAGGCTTGGAATAGATGATATTAGATATCTCTTCAGCTACGATCTGAAGTGGCTTAGGGAAGCTAAGCTCATTTGGTAGGTGATGAGAAATGCCAAAGTTTGACGTTGCAAAATCAGACTTGGAAAGATTAGTTGGAAGAGAGTTTTCAGTTGAAGAGTGGGAAGACCTTGTTCTTTATGCTAAGTGCGAGCTCGATGACGTTTGGGAAGAAGATGGAAAAATATATTTCAAGTTGGACTCAAAAGACACTAATAGGCCAGATCTTTGGAGCGCTGAGGGCGTTGCTCGACAAATAAGATGGGCTCTTGGATTAGCCAAGGGATTGCCAAAATATGAAGTCGAGGAAAGTGATGTTGTTGTTTATGTTGATAAAAAGCTCAGAAACATAAGGCCCTACGGTGTTTACGCCGTAGTAGAAGGATTAAAGCTAGATGAAGAAGCCTTGAGTCAGTTAATTCAGCTCCAAGAAAAAGTTGCCCTAACCTATGGAAGGAGGAGAAGAGAAGTCGCAATAGGGATATTTGATTTTGACAAAGTAAAGCCCCCAATATATTACAGAGCTGCAGAAAAGACAGAAAAATTTGTCCCCCTTGGATATAGTGAGGAAATGACGTTAGAAGAAATCCTTGAAAAGCACGAGAAAGGAAGGGAGTATGGCCACTTAATAAGAGACAAGCCTTACTACCCACTTCTTGTTGATTCAGAAGGTAACGTCCTTTCAATGCCTCCAATAATAAACTCCGAGCTAACGGGGAGAGTGACCACAGAGACCAAGAATGTGTTCGTGGACGTCACGGGATGGGATCTGAGAAAAGTCATGTTAGCCCTGAATGTAATAGTCACGGCGCTCGCCGAAAGAGGAGGGAAAATCAAAAGGGTTAAAGTGATTTACCCTGACTTCGAGATCACGACTCCTGACTTGACTCCTAAAGAATTTGAAGTTAGTTTTGAGTACATAAGAAAGCTTTCTGGGTTAGAGTTAAGCAATGAAGAAATCAAGGAACTTTTAGAAAGAATGATGTATGAAGTTGAAATTCTCAGTGAAAACAAGGCAAAAGTAAAGTATCCAGCCTTCAGAGATGACATAATGCACACTAGAGATGTACTTGAGGATGTGTTAATTGCTTACGGGTACAATAATATAGACCCAGAAGAGCCAAAGTTAGCTGTCCAAGGGAGAGGTGATCCATTTAAGGACTTTGAGGATGCAATTAGGGATTTAATGGTGGGATTTGGTCTCCAGGAAGTCATGACTTTTAACTTAACAAGCAAAGAAGTCCAGTTTGACAAGATGAACATTCCAGAGGAGGAAATTGTTGAAATAGCAAATCCAATTAGTAGCAGATGGAGCGCATTAAGAAAATGGTTACTTCCAAGTTTGATGGAATTCCTTAGCAACAACACTCATGAAGAATATCCACAAAGGATATTCGAGGTTGGTTTAGCAACTTTGATAGACGAGAGCAGAGAAACTAAGACTGTTAGTGAACCTAAGCTTGCAGTAGCTCTAGCCGGAAGTGGATACACCTTCACCAACGCAAAGGAAATACTTGACTCCTTAATGAGACACCTAGGAATTGAATATGATATAGAAGAGACAGTGCATGGAAGCTTTATCCCAGGGAGAGTTGGAAAGATACTTGTGGATGGAAAGGAAATCGGAATCATAGGAGAGATTCATCCACAAGTTCTAGAAAATTGGAATATCCAAGTTCCAGTTGTTGCTTTTGAGATATTTTTGAAGCCTCTCTATCGCTGACTCTTCCTATATATTTTTTTGCACAGTTTAGCATTATTTCGAAATTTTCAAGGTTTACAGCAGTCTCTATTTCCATTCTCTCACCAAGATGTTGCATACAATAATGTAATATAAACATTTGGCAAAATATTTTGAAAAATAGACAAAAAATATTACAAATGTAAAGTATTCATTTAAGCATGAAAACAACTTTGCCAGTTTTGCCAGCCCTCATTAGCTCAAAGGCTTCTTCATACTTGTCAAATCCCTTGTACTTGTGAGTTATTATTGGGTCTATATTTAATTTTCCACTTTGGAGCAGTCTAGAGACTGTATACCAAGTTTCCCAAAGGTGTCTCCCAGTGATTCCGTAAACTGTCAATGCCTTGAATATTATAAGGTTGTTAAAGTCTATGCTCACTTTTCCTGGGAATAGTCCGAGAAGAGAAACCCTTCCAGCTGGAGTTACTGCCTGGAGTCCTTGCTCAAGAGCCTTTGGAGCACCGCTGAACTCCAAGAACACATCAACTCCGTTTCCGTCGGTTATGTCCATTACCTCCTTTACAACATCTTCTTCAAATGGATTTATTACGTAGTCTGCACCCACCTTCTTTGCCAAGTTTCTTCTAAATTCACTTGGCTCAGAAACTATCACAGGATAGGCTCCGGATGCCTTTGCCACTGCTATTCCAAGAAGTCCCAGGGGACCTGCTCCAGTAATGAGAACGCTCTTTCCGGCAATTGGGCCAGCAAGTACTGTATCCACAGCATTTCCCAATGGCTCTTGTAGAGTAGCATATTCGGGAGGTATGTTCTTTGGATTCTTCCAGACGTTTTGTGCTGGAACTACTGCATATTCGGCAAAAACACCGTCAGTATCTACTCCAAATATCTTTGTGTTTTGACATACGTGATATTGCCCTCTTTTACATGCGTAACACTTTCCACAGACTATGTGAGTCTCAACAGAAACGTAATCACCAACTTCAATTCCCTCTACACCTGGACCAACTTCCACAACCTCTCCTGCAACCTCATGCCCCATTATCTGAGGTGGCCTAATTCTTGTCTGAGCCCATTCATTCCATTCATAAATGTGCAGGTCAGTTCCACATATGCTTGTTGCAAGAATTTTTATTAGGACTTCCCCTGGCCCAGGTTTTGGTACATCTACTTCAACTAACTCTGCACCGTACTCTGGTTTTGTCTTCATGATAGCAACCATCTTCTCGGACATGGAAATCCACCCCTTTTATTCGTCACTATATCTAATGCAATGAGAATTTAAACGGTTTATGGAGATAAAATAATAGAAACTACAACCCTCCAATGTTGACCTTCGTTCCTCCCCAGAAAACTGCCCCCGCCATAATTGCTAGCAGAACTCCATAGCGAATTCCAGCTGAGAACTTCCCCTCCCTTATAATTCCAATCCCAATTCCACTAATGAATCCTTGGACTATTGAAAACAGCCAAAGTACAAGGGTTAGTTCAGATACTGGAATAGAAAGGCCCATTCCACTTCCAATCATGCCTCTTGCGATGTTCGAAACTACAGCTACTATAAAAGGACCAACAAATCCACTTGAAACAAGGAAGAACATCATCTGCATTCCAGTAGATGCCTTCCTTTCTTTCTGGATTCTTATTATTTCTCTTACGTCATTTGCCACTGCCACAAGCACATCGGCC contains:
- a CDS encoding DNA polymerase sliding clamp: MPFEIVFEGAKEFAQLIDTASKLIDEAAFKVTEDGISMRAMDPSRVVLIDLNLPSSIFSKYEVVEPETIGVNMDHLKKILKRGKAKDTLILKKGEENFLEITIQGTATRTFRVPLIDVEEMEVDLPELPFTAKVVVLGEVLKDAVKDASLVSDSIKFIARENEFIMKAEGETQEVEIKLTLEDEGLLDIEVQEETKSAYGVSYLSDMVKGLGKADEVTIKFGNEMPMQMEYYIRDEGRLTFLLAPRVEE
- a CDS encoding transcription factor S, with the translated sequence MVKFCPKCGSIMIPDRRRGVFVCRKCGYEEPINPEDTKAYRRTEEVKHRPDEGVVVIEQEVSTLPTAKVTCPKCGHNEAWWWELQTRAGDEPSTIFYKCKKCGYVWRSYE
- a CDS encoding haloacid dehalogenase; its protein translation is MKISKIIEQIKSELDKKDKLREEALEITRDIIRLSGDAIKAMHRGELELAHERLEKARGLVKELKEKLREHPDLYYTGYVQNANQEFVEAVLMYHYLTDREFPSHVDLGVPSQDYILGVGDFIGELRRYFLINLMKGNLDEAESTYRFMEEVYEELMTLEYPKGLVNIRQKQDQARYTLERTLEDLTRAKVNRRVEEKLEAFLNDRS
- a CDS encoding endonuclease V; its protein translation is MIDLRKLTEVQRRLSRKIVEKPIDIAKVKRVGAVDVSYKNNFAKAAFVCVEFPSGEIIKTKTIVTTVEFPYIPTFFFLRETKPILLAVKDENFDVLLVEGHGKAHPRRYGLASHIGVILSKPTIGVAKRLLRGVSKDTYVKVGKAFVSVGNLITLNDAVRIVEKLLDENGYPKPLNIADKLSKRGESREKE
- a CDS encoding DUF120 domain-containing protein; this encodes MKKSNLDLLILLAKAGGIEKEILTTSRELSKMLNVSPQTIVRWLEDLEKDGLIKKSESRKGTLVTITEEGVKFLEKLHEELSDALYRGIIIGEVVSGIGEGAYYVRQYAPLIREYLGFDPYPGTLNVRVIFPKTIFDALCNVRPIIIPGFTKEGRTFGDVRAYRVKIDNIEGAIVIPSRTIHPPKIAEIIAPVNLRKTLNLKDGDRIRIKTL
- a CDS encoding phenylalanine--tRNA ligase subunit alpha — translated: MLGYNEKLVLLKLNEVKKARIEELVKLTGLEQVAIMRALLTLEKEGLAKISERKERIIRLTDLGRKYIQMGLPEIRALNVLKSKKKVKLDELRGVLTEDELKPIVGILRKEGWVKVEKTPEGLVLEITERGENPEERPIDKALKILSEKEYATSEEISKIVPINELKRRKVAQEEEVVERIAEITEKGVELVKKGIELKREVTSLTPELIASGKWREVEFKPFNIKAPVKKIYPGKKQPYRVFLDKIRRKLIEMGFIEITVDSLIETQFWNFDALFQPQNHPAREWTDTYQLKYPEKGYLPNRELVERVKEAHERGLAGSRGWGYVWSPERAMFLMPRAHATALSARQLAKGIEIPGKYFTIQRVFRPDVLDRTHLIEFNQIDGFVAAEDLTFRHLLGILKKFAIEIAGAKKVKFFPDYYPFTEPSVQLSAYHPELGWVEFGGAGVFREEMTKALGIDVPVIAWGIGIDRLAMFRLGIDDIRYLFSYDLKWLREAKLIW
- the pheT gene encoding phenylalanine--tRNA ligase subunit beta, encoding MPKFDVAKSDLERLVGREFSVEEWEDLVLYAKCELDDVWEEDGKIYFKLDSKDTNRPDLWSAEGVARQIRWALGLAKGLPKYEVEESDVVVYVDKKLRNIRPYGVYAVVEGLKLDEEALSQLIQLQEKVALTYGRRRREVAIGIFDFDKVKPPIYYRAAEKTEKFVPLGYSEEMTLEEILEKHEKGREYGHLIRDKPYYPLLVDSEGNVLSMPPIINSELTGRVTTETKNVFVDVTGWDLRKVMLALNVIVTALAERGGKIKRVKVIYPDFEITTPDLTPKEFEVSFEYIRKLSGLELSNEEIKELLERMMYEVEILSENKAKVKYPAFRDDIMHTRDVLEDVLIAYGYNNIDPEEPKLAVQGRGDPFKDFEDAIRDLMVGFGLQEVMTFNLTSKEVQFDKMNIPEEEIVEIANPISSRWSALRKWLLPSLMEFLSNNTHEEYPQRIFEVGLATLIDESRETKTVSEPKLAVALAGSGYTFTNAKEILDSLMRHLGIEYDIEETVHGSFIPGRVGKILVDGKEIGIIGEIHPQVLENWNIQVPVVAFEIFLKPLYR
- the tdh gene encoding L-threonine 3-dehydrogenase — its product is MSEKMVAIMKTKPEYGAELVEVDVPKPGPGEVLIKILATSICGTDLHIYEWNEWAQTRIRPPQIMGHEVAGEVVEVGPGVEGIEVGDYVSVETHIVCGKCYACKRGQYHVCQNTKIFGVDTDGVFAEYAVVPAQNVWKNPKNIPPEYATLQEPLGNAVDTVLAGPIAGKSVLITGAGPLGLLGIAVAKASGAYPVIVSEPSEFRRNLAKKVGADYVINPFEEDVVKEVMDITDGNGVDVFLEFSGAPKALEQGLQAVTPAGRVSLLGLFPGKVSIDFNNLIIFKALTVYGITGRHLWETWYTVSRLLQSGKLNIDPIITHKYKGFDKYEEAFELMRAGKTGKVVFMLK